A region from the Sulfitobacter sp. D7 genome encodes:
- a CDS encoding PAS domain-containing protein: MSDHRTHVGYGPLAQVEAYWEALRGNRLMPRRSDIDPRGIEAALEYAFILERVAVGVGRLRIAGGHLRDLMGMEVRGMPITAFFGTQSRPRVSEALEEVFQLPGQTTLHLSAAASYGRPALTGRMLLLPLKSDLGDVSRVLGCLVVRGEVGQTPRRFDLAQATRRSGIGGATRPLRYAAPLQQSTLPRETGFAEGKASFTSATTGNLPPYLRLVKSEQE; the protein is encoded by the coding sequence ATGTCAGATCATCGGACGCATGTTGGCTATGGCCCGCTGGCGCAGGTCGAAGCCTATTGGGAAGCCTTGCGTGGCAACAGATTGATGCCGCGGCGGTCCGATATCGACCCGCGCGGAATAGAGGCCGCGCTGGAATACGCCTTTATCCTTGAACGTGTCGCGGTGGGTGTTGGGCGGTTGCGTATCGCGGGCGGCCATCTGCGCGATCTCATGGGGATGGAGGTGCGCGGCATGCCAATCACCGCCTTTTTCGGCACGCAATCGCGTCCCCGCGTCAGCGAGGCGCTGGAAGAGGTTTTTCAACTGCCCGGTCAAACCACCCTGCATCTCAGCGCGGCTGCCTCCTATGGGCGACCGGCTTTGACGGGGCGCATGCTGCTTTTGCCGCTTAAAAGCGATCTGGGCGATGTCAGCCGGGTGCTGGGCTGTCTGGTCGTACGAGGCGAGGTCGGCCAAACCCCGCGGCGTTTCGATCTGGCGCAGGCGACGCGGCGCAGCGGCATTGGCGGAGCGACCAGACCGTTGCGCTATGCCGCCCCGTTGCAACAGTCGACTTTGCCAAGGGAAACCGGATTTGCAGAGGGAAAAGCCAGCTTCACCAGTGCCACGACGGGAAATCTGCCGCCCTACCTGCGGTTGGTGAAGTCAGAGCAGGAATAG
- a CDS encoding YicC/YloC family endoribonuclease — protein sequence MIRSMTGFASASGTLEGWSWSWELRAVNGKGLDLRLRVPDWVDGLEVALRKQVTAQVARGNITCNLRISSAESDGSLQVNAAHVDTLLTALHEIEARAMDAGVSLAPSRASDILTMRGVLEQAEQAQDIDALRDALLSEMPALLRDFNAMREQEGAALATVMQAQLTEVENLAAEAAALAEARREDSAANLRRNLARVLDNSEGADADRVAQELALIAVKADVTEEIDRLAAHVAAARALIGQGGPVGRKLDFLMQEFNREANTLCSKAQSTELTTVGLALKAVIDQMREQVQNVE from the coding sequence ATGATCAGGTCCATGACAGGTTTCGCCTCTGCCTCCGGCACTTTGGAAGGCTGGAGCTGGTCTTGGGAACTGCGCGCGGTCAATGGCAAAGGGCTCGACCTGCGGCTGCGTGTGCCCGATTGGGTCGACGGGCTGGAGGTCGCCCTGCGCAAGCAGGTGACGGCTCAGGTGGCGCGGGGCAATATCACCTGCAACCTGCGCATATCCTCGGCTGAGAGCGACGGCAGCTTGCAGGTCAACGCGGCGCATGTCGACACGCTGCTGACCGCCCTGCATGAGATTGAGGCCCGCGCGATGGATGCCGGTGTGTCGCTCGCGCCCTCGCGGGCAAGCGACATTCTCACCATGCGCGGCGTGCTGGAACAGGCCGAGCAGGCACAGGACATCGACGCGCTGCGCGACGCTTTGCTGTCGGAAATGCCCGCCTTGCTGCGCGACTTCAACGCCATGCGTGAGCAGGAAGGCGCGGCGCTGGCCACGGTCATGCAAGCGCAATTGACCGAGGTCGAAAACCTTGCCGCCGAAGCCGCCGCATTGGCCGAGGCGCGCCGCGAAGACAGCGCCGCCAACCTGCGCCGCAACCTCGCGCGGGTGCTCGACAACAGCGAAGGCGCGGATGCCGACCGGGTGGCGCAGGAACTGGCCTTGATCGCGGTCAAAGCCGATGTCACCGAAGAGATTGACCGCCTTGCTGCCCATGTCGCCGCCGCCCGGGCGCTGATCGGGCAGGGCGGGCCGGTGGGGCGCAAGCTGGATTTCCTGATGCAGGAGTTCAACCGCGAAGCCAACACGCTCTGCTCCAAGGCGCAGAGCACGGAATTAACGACTGTCGGTCTGGCCCTGAAGGCGGTGATCGACCAAATGCGCGAACAAGTGCAAAATGTGGAGTAA
- the gmk gene encoding guanylate kinase has protein sequence MTNPSRRGLLIILSSPSGAGKSTMARALRAWDPTINFSVSATTRAPRPGEEDGTDYRFVGEEHFRQAVAEGEMLEHAHVFGNFYGSPKAPVQAAIDQGQDILFDIDWQGAQQIRNSDLNTHTLSIFLLPPSITELKRRLESRGQDDAETIAKRMGKSWDEISHWDGYDFVLVNDDLDQTEARLKSIITAARLRLSQQPAIKDHVRRLQSEFEELK, from the coding sequence GTGACCAACCCAAGCCGACGCGGCCTTCTGATCATTCTCAGTTCCCCCTCTGGGGCGGGCAAATCGACCATGGCCCGCGCCCTGCGCGCATGGGATCCGACGATCAACTTCTCGGTTTCCGCCACCACCCGCGCCCCCCGTCCGGGCGAGGAGGACGGCACCGATTACCGCTTCGTCGGCGAAGAGCACTTCCGTCAGGCCGTGGCTGAGGGCGAGATGCTGGAACATGCCCATGTCTTTGGCAACTTCTACGGCTCGCCCAAGGCGCCCGTGCAGGCGGCGATCGATCAGGGGCAAGATATCCTCTTTGACATCGACTGGCAGGGCGCACAGCAAATCCGCAACTCGGATCTGAACACCCACACGCTGTCGATCTTCCTGCTGCCGCCCTCGATCACCGAATTGAAACGCCGTTTGGAAAGCCGTGGGCAGGACGATGCCGAGACCATTGCCAAACGCATGGGCAAAAGCTGGGACGAGATCAGCCACTGGGATGGCTATGACTTCGTGCTGGTGAATGACGACCTTGATCAGACCGAGGCACGGCTGAAATCCATCATCACCGCCGCGCGGCTGCGGCTGAGCCAACAGCCCGCGATCAAGGACCATGTCCGCCGTCTGCAATCTGAATTTGAGGAGTTGAAATGA
- a CDS encoding gamma carbonic anhydrase family protein has protein sequence MTLYALADARPDVSPDAWVAPDANVIGKVTLGPDASVWFGSTLRGDNEMITVGRGSNVQENCVFHTDMGYPLTVGEDCTIGHKVMLHGCTIGDNSLIGMGATVLNGAKIGKNCLIGAGALITENKVIPDGSLVMGVPGKVVRELDAQAIQQLTASAKHYAENAARFRRDLEPL, from the coding sequence ATGACCCTTTACGCCCTTGCTGATGCCCGCCCCGATGTCTCTCCCGATGCTTGGGTCGCGCCGGATGCCAATGTGATCGGCAAAGTCACACTCGGGCCTGACGCCTCTGTCTGGTTCGGCAGCACCCTGCGCGGCGACAATGAGATGATCACCGTGGGCCGCGGCAGCAACGTGCAAGAGAACTGCGTCTTTCACACCGATATGGGCTATCCGCTGACCGTGGGCGAGGATTGCACCATCGGCCACAAAGTCATGCTGCACGGCTGCACCATCGGCGACAACAGCTTGATCGGCATGGGAGCCACGGTGCTGAACGGCGCTAAGATCGGCAAAAACTGCCTGATTGGGGCAGGGGCGCTGATCACCGAAAACAAGGTGATCCCCGATGGATCACTCGTTATGGGCGTGCCGGGCAAAGTGGTGCGCGAACTCGATGCACAGGCGATCCAACAGTTGACCGCCAGCGCCAAACACTATGCCGAAAACGCCGCGCGCTTCCGTCGCGATCTTGAACCGCTCTGA
- a CDS encoding sensor histidine kinase, with translation MGNTAVTLADVVAALPLPSVAINAEERITVLNAPAEDLLGKGLLGRHFVTALRQPGLVEAVERCLSGAGPCQARFTSIGGEHGTTYDVSLRPVGAHGIVLLSFNDVTEMAQAGQMRRDFVANVSHELRTPLTALIGFIETLQGPARDDTAARERFLGIMAQEAERMNRLVGELLSLSRVEAEERVRPEVPIDLRDVLRGTLRNLAPLAVDSNVTLAPTLGDAPALVLGDADQLVQVFTNLIENAIKYGGRDNRVEISVKSTAHDPAMRGPAVYVSVRDHGPGIDAIHLPRLTERFYRVDSHRSRALGGTGLGLAIVKHIMNRHRGRLKVTSTPGQGAEFRVILPMKTESD, from the coding sequence ATGGGCAACACCGCCGTGACCCTTGCCGATGTGGTGGCGGCGCTGCCGCTGCCAAGCGTGGCCATCAACGCCGAAGAGCGGATCACCGTTCTGAACGCCCCCGCCGAAGATTTGCTGGGCAAGGGGCTACTGGGCCGCCACTTTGTCACCGCGCTGCGCCAGCCGGGGCTGGTCGAAGCGGTGGAGCGGTGTCTTTCGGGGGCGGGCCCCTGCCAAGCGCGTTTCACCAGCATTGGCGGCGAACACGGCACCACCTATGACGTCAGCCTGCGCCCGGTGGGGGCGCATGGGATTGTCCTGCTCAGCTTCAACGATGTGACGGAGATGGCGCAGGCCGGGCAAATGCGCCGCGATTTCGTGGCCAATGTCAGCCACGAGTTGCGCACCCCGCTGACCGCGCTCATCGGATTTATCGAAACGCTGCAAGGCCCGGCGCGTGATGACACGGCGGCGCGCGAGCGTTTTCTGGGGATCATGGCGCAGGAAGCCGAGCGGATGAACCGACTGGTGGGCGAGCTTTTGTCGCTCAGCCGGGTCGAGGCCGAAGAGCGCGTGCGCCCGGAAGTGCCGATTGACCTGCGCGATGTGCTGCGCGGCACCCTGCGCAACCTCGCCCCGCTGGCGGTGGATAGCAACGTGACACTGGCGCCGACATTGGGCGATGCCCCGGCGCTTGTGCTGGGGGATGCGGACCAATTGGTGCAGGTCTTTACCAATCTTATCGAGAACGCGATCAAATACGGCGGGCGCGACAACAGGGTCGAGATTTCGGTCAAAAGCACGGCCCATGACCCCGCCATGCGCGGCCCGGCGGTCTATGTCAGCGTGCGCGACCACGGCCCCGGCATTGATGCAATTCACCTGCCGCGCCTGACCGAACGGTTTTACCGCGTCGACAGTCACCGCAGCCGCGCGCTTGGGGGGACAGGGTTGGGTCTGGCCATCGTCAAACACATCATGAATCGCCACCGCGGGCGGCTTAAGGTGACCAGCACCCCCGGCCAAGGGGCCGAATTCCGCGTGATTTTGCCGATGAAAACGGAATCTGACTAA
- a CDS encoding substrate-binding domain-containing protein gives MSLAKLTTSALAIAAVSATAAAARDQVQVAGSSTVLPYASIVAEAFGENFDFPTPVVESGGSSAGLKRFCEGVGENTIDVANASRQIKEAEVAACAENGVTDIIEVRVGYDGIVFASDINGETFEFTPVDWYKALSAKVVVDGEVTENPYTTWDQVNPDFPAQPIQAFVPGTKHGTREVFEDKVILAGCEETGDFEAFLEAADGDKKAAEKECISLRTDGKSVDIDGDYTETLARIESNQDGIGVFGLAFYENNTDKLQVATMGGVEPTTESIASGDYPVSRPLFFYVKKAHIGVIPGLKEYAEFFVADEVAGPDGPLAEYGLVSDPELADTQSVVADETVMGSGS, from the coding sequence ATGTCACTCGCAAAACTCACCACTTCCGCCCTGGCGATTGCCGCCGTATCCGCAACTGCCGCTGCCGCGCGTGACCAAGTACAGGTTGCCGGTTCCTCGACCGTGCTGCCCTATGCCTCCATCGTCGCCGAAGCCTTCGGCGAAAACTTTGACTTCCCGACACCGGTCGTGGAATCGGGCGGCTCTTCGGCTGGCCTCAAGCGTTTCTGCGAAGGCGTGGGCGAGAACACCATCGACGTGGCCAACGCCTCGCGCCAGATCAAAGAAGCCGAAGTGGCGGCCTGTGCCGAAAACGGCGTGACCGACATCATCGAAGTGCGCGTCGGCTATGACGGCATCGTCTTTGCCTCCGACATCAACGGCGAAACTTTTGAGTTCACGCCGGTCGATTGGTACAAAGCCCTGAGCGCCAAGGTTGTCGTAGACGGCGAAGTGACTGAAAACCCTTACACAACTTGGGATCAGGTCAACCCCGATTTCCCCGCCCAGCCGATCCAAGCCTTCGTTCCCGGCACCAAGCACGGCACGCGCGAAGTGTTCGAAGACAAGGTGATCCTCGCGGGTTGCGAAGAAACCGGCGATTTTGAGGCCTTCCTCGAAGCGGCGGACGGCGACAAGAAAGCCGCCGAGAAAGAGTGCATCAGCCTGCGCACCGATGGTAAATCCGTCGACATCGACGGCGACTACACCGAAACGCTGGCACGCATCGAAAGCAACCAAGACGGCATCGGCGTCTTTGGTCTGGCCTTCTATGAGAACAACACCGACAAGCTGCAGGTTGCCACCATGGGCGGCGTTGAGCCAACCACCGAGAGCATCGCCTCGGGTGACTACCCCGTGTCGCGCCCGCTGTTCTTCTACGTCAAGAAAGCCCACATCGGCGTGATCCCCGGTCTGAAAGAATACGCTGAGTTCTTCGTCGCGGACGAAGTTGCTGGCCCCGACGGCCCGCTGGCCGAATACGGTCTGGTGTCCGACCCCGAGCTGGCCGACACCCAGTCCGTGGTTGCCGACGAGACCGTCATGGGCAGCGGTTCCTAA
- the pstC gene encoding phosphate ABC transporter permease subunit PstC, which translates to MGQILTTGAVLPLVILIAALALGGYFLARRRALASAQGDSRNLHSLPSYYGYNAVMSVAVPALLVLGLWLLVQPMLVQSSVVDMIPAEAVPEGSSVNLIMSDVRRLADGLDAAVSAGALSAGDATDLSAADDLRAWLAERGVAIGAEISPEVLAAAQAYREMTATGNFWRNIVVALIALIALFLVLRETDAEFRARNRVEGGIKALLILAASLAILTTVGIVLSMLFETINFFNLHPWTDFFFGSSWAPNFRGDSDLSILPLLWGTLYISFIALLVAVPIGLFAAIYLSEYAGPKVRATAKPLLEILAGIPTIVYGLFALLTVGPFLVQVFGRGDAGLLGVDWMSGATSVLTAGLVMGIMLIPFVSSLSDDIINAVPQSLRDGSFGLGATQSETIRQVVIPAALPGIVGAVLLAASRAIGETMIVVLGAGAIARISANPLEAMTTITTRIVSQLTGDSDFASPETLVAFALGLTLFVLTLGLNVLALYIVRKYREQYE; encoded by the coding sequence GTGGGACAAATACTGACAACAGGCGCGGTGCTGCCACTGGTCATCCTGATCGCGGCTTTGGCACTGGGCGGCTACTTTCTTGCGCGGCGGCGGGCTTTGGCCTCTGCCCAAGGCGACAGCCGCAATCTGCATTCGCTGCCAAGCTATTACGGCTATAACGCGGTGATGAGCGTGGCAGTGCCCGCGCTTTTGGTTCTGGGCCTCTGGCTGCTGGTGCAGCCGATGCTGGTGCAATCTTCGGTGGTCGACATGATCCCTGCCGAGGCTGTGCCCGAAGGGTCTTCTGTTAACCTGATCATGAGCGATGTACGCCGGTTGGCCGATGGGCTGGATGCGGCGGTTTCTGCCGGCGCTCTCAGCGCGGGCGACGCAACGGACCTATCTGCCGCGGACGATCTGCGCGCATGGCTGGCCGAACGCGGCGTCGCCATCGGGGCCGAGATCAGCCCCGAAGTCCTCGCCGCCGCGCAGGCCTACCGCGAGATGACGGCCACGGGCAATTTTTGGCGCAACATTGTCGTCGCACTCATCGCCTTGATCGCGCTTTTTCTGGTGCTGCGCGAAACCGATGCCGAATTCCGCGCGCGCAACCGAGTCGAGGGTGGCATCAAAGCGCTGCTGATCCTTGCGGCCTCCCTCGCGATCCTCACCACCGTGGGCATTGTGCTGTCGATGCTGTTCGAGACGATCAACTTCTTTAATCTGCATCCGTGGACCGATTTCTTCTTCGGCTCGTCGTGGGCGCCGAATTTCCGCGGGGACAGTGACCTGTCGATCCTGCCGCTGCTTTGGGGGACGCTCTATATCTCTTTCATTGCGCTGCTGGTGGCTGTGCCCATCGGGCTTTTCGCGGCGATTTACCTAAGTGAATATGCCGGTCCCAAAGTGCGCGCCACAGCCAAGCCGCTGCTGGAGATCCTCGCTGGTATCCCCACCATCGTTTACGGTCTCTTCGCGCTGCTGACGGTTGGGCCGTTCCTTGTGCAGGTCTTTGGCCGGGGGGATGCAGGGCTGCTGGGCGTTGACTGGATGTCTGGCGCGACCTCGGTGCTGACCGCTGGTTTGGTCATGGGCATCATGCTGATCCCTTTCGTCTCCTCCCTGTCGGACGACATCATCAACGCGGTGCCCCAGTCGCTACGCGACGGCTCCTTCGGCTTGGGTGCAACGCAGTCCGAGACAATCCGTCAGGTCGTGATCCCCGCCGCTTTGCCGGGCATCGTCGGGGCCGTTTTGCTGGCCGCCAGCCGCGCCATCGGTGAGACGATGATCGTCGTGCTGGGGGCAGGGGCCATCGCCCGCATCTCGGCCAATCCGCTGGAAGCCATGACCACCATCACCACCCGCATCGTTAGCCAGTTGACCGGGGACAGCGATTTCGCCAGCCCAGAAACACTGGTGGCCTTTGCCCTTGGCCTGACCCTCTTCGTCCTGACCTTGGGCCTGAACGTGCTGGCCCTCTACATCGTGCGTAAATACCGGGAGCAGTACGAATGA
- the pstA gene encoding phosphate ABC transporter permease PstA yields the protein MSDIPNPAAPFADPRGASLLVQDGRTKRRNAAEGRFKLYGIIAIVIGLLMLLTLLFTIISRGTGAFQQTYVTLSVPLLEDKLDKNGNRDLEDIKKVSTFGYSPLLKAAFENKVEAAGIETDLKSKDMADILSKDAAAQLRDHVLASPELIGTAAEFEFLTNSRVDGYLKGRVTRESIANDKNISAEQLDFVDVLIADGSLEKRFNIDFITGADASDARPEAAGMGVSMIGSFAMMLVVLVLALPIGVAASIYLEEFAPKNWITDIIEVNISNLAAVPSIVFGILGLAVFINYMHLPNSAPLVGGLVLTLMTLPTIIISTRASLKSVPPSIRDAALGVGASKMQSVFHHVLPLAAPGILTGTIIGLAQALGETAPLLLIGMVGFIASNPPESIAEGLMSPNSAMPAQIYEWAKRADPAFYERAWGGIIILLVFLISMNAIAVLLRRRFERRW from the coding sequence ATGAGCGATATCCCCAACCCCGCAGCCCCTTTTGCAGACCCGCGCGGTGCGTCCCTGCTGGTGCAAGACGGGCGGACCAAACGCCGCAACGCCGCCGAGGGCCGTTTCAAGCTCTATGGGATCATTGCCATCGTCATCGGCCTACTGATGCTGCTGACGCTGCTTTTCACCATCATCTCCCGCGGTACCGGCGCGTTCCAGCAGACCTATGTGACGCTTTCCGTGCCACTTCTGGAGGACAAGCTCGACAAGAACGGCAACCGTGATCTGGAAGACATTAAAAAGGTCTCGACCTTCGGCTATTCGCCTTTGCTGAAAGCGGCCTTTGAAAACAAGGTCGAAGCGGCGGGGATCGAGACTGATCTCAAGTCGAAAGACATGGCTGACATCCTGTCGAAAGACGCCGCTGCACAGCTTCGCGATCATGTTCTGGCGAGCCCAGAGTTGATCGGGACCGCCGCCGAGTTCGAGTTCCTGACCAACAGCCGCGTCGATGGCTACCTCAAGGGCCGTGTGACCCGCGAAAGCATCGCCAATGACAAGAACATCAGCGCCGAACAGCTTGATTTTGTAGATGTTTTGATTGCTGACGGCAGCCTCGAAAAGCGCTTTAACATCGACTTCATCACGGGCGCCGACGCCTCTGACGCGCGGCCCGAAGCGGCGGGCATGGGGGTGTCGATGATCGGTTCCTTTGCCATGATGCTGGTGGTGCTGGTGCTGGCGCTGCCCATCGGTGTTGCGGCCTCGATTTACCTCGAAGAATTCGCCCCCAAGAACTGGATCACCGACATCATTGAGGTGAACATCAGCAACCTCGCTGCGGTGCCGTCGATCGTCTTTGGTATCCTCGGCCTTGCGGTATTTATCAACTATATGCACCTGCCGAACTCCGCCCCCTTGGTCGGTGGTCTGGTGCTGACACTGATGACCCTGCCGACGATCATCATCTCGACCCGCGCTTCGCTGAAATCCGTGCCGCCGTCGATCCGTGATGCGGCGCTTGGGGTAGGGGCCTCGAAGATGCAATCGGTCTTTCACCATGTGCTGCCCTTGGCCGCGCCAGGTATTCTGACCGGCACCATCATCGGGCTGGCGCAAGCCCTTGGCGAAACGGCACCTTTGCTGCTGATCGGCATGGTCGGCTTCATCGCCTCCAACCCACCGGAAAGCATCGCCGAAGGGCTGATGTCCCCGAACTCCGCCATGCCGGCCCAGATTTACGAATGGGCCAAACGCGCCGACCCGGCCTTCTATGAACGCGCTTGGGGCGGTATCATCATCTTGCTGGTGTTCCTGATCTCGATGAATGCCATCGCCGTGCTGCTGCGCCGCCGCTTTGAGCGACGCTGGTAA
- the pstB gene encoding phosphate ABC transporter ATP-binding protein PstB, translated as MKDNRYSESDVTTQPVKIAARNVQVYYGDSHAIRDVDIDINDKTVTAFIGPSGCGKSTFLRCINRMNDTIDAARVTGDIRIDGEDIYDKRVDPVQLRAKVGMVFQKPNPFPKSIYDNVAYGPRIHGLARNKADLDDIVEQALRRGAIWNEVKDRLHAPGTGLSGGQQQRLCIARAVATEPEVLLMDEPCSALDPIATAQVEELIDELRQNYSVVIVTHSMQQAARVSQKTAFFHLGNLVEFGDTDDIFTRPQDPRTESYITGRIG; from the coding sequence ATGAAAGACAACAGATATTCGGAGAGTGACGTGACAACCCAACCCGTCAAGATCGCGGCCCGCAATGTGCAGGTCTACTACGGTGACAGCCACGCCATTCGCGACGTGGACATCGACATCAACGACAAAACCGTGACCGCCTTTATCGGGCCCTCGGGCTGCGGCAAGTCGACTTTTCTGCGCTGTATCAACAGGATGAACGACACAATTGATGCGGCCCGCGTGACCGGTGACATCCGTATCGACGGCGAAGACATCTATGACAAGCGCGTCGATCCGGTGCAGCTGCGCGCCAAGGTGGGCATGGTGTTCCAAAAGCCGAACCCGTTCCCCAAGTCGATCTATGACAATGTCGCCTATGGCCCGCGCATCCACGGGCTGGCGCGCAACAAGGCAGATCTGGACGATATCGTCGAGCAAGCGCTGCGCCGTGGGGCAATCTGGAACGAGGTGAAAGACCGTCTGCACGCGCCGGGCACCGGCCTGTCGGGTGGACAACAGCAACGCCTCTGCATTGCCCGCGCCGTGGCCACGGAGCCAGAAGTACTTTTGATGGACGAACCATGCTCCGCACTCGACCCGATCGCCACCGCGCAAGTCGAGGAATTGATTGACGAATTGCGTCAGAACTACTCCGTCGTGATCGTCACACACTCCATGCAACAGGCCGCGCGAGTGAGCCAGAAAACCGCCTTCTTCCACCTCGGCAACCTTGTGGAATTTGGCGACACCGACGACATCTTCACGCGCCCCCAAGACCCGCGCACCGAAAGCTATATCACCGGCCGTATTGGATAA
- the phoU gene encoding phosphate signaling complex protein PhoU has product MSDQHIASAFDRDLEAVQAQILKMGGLVEDAIRRGAQSLETRDEELANEVRAGDKAIDGLEEQINESAARVIALRAPTAIDLRLTLSVIKISANLERIGDYAKNMAKRSNVLNQMEPVSDSTGAIRRMAGAVEAMLKDALDAYIQRDADLARDVITRDEDVDQMYNALFREFLTFMMEDPRSITACMHLHFIAKNVERMGDHVTAIAEQVVYLVTGETPEDDRPKADRTSITTKD; this is encoded by the coding sequence ATGTCAGATCAACACATTGCATCAGCATTCGACCGCGATCTGGAAGCGGTTCAGGCCCAGATCCTCAAAATGGGCGGCTTGGTCGAAGACGCCATCCGCCGTGGCGCACAGTCACTTGAAACCCGCGACGAAGAGCTCGCCAATGAGGTGCGGGCAGGGGACAAGGCCATCGACGGGCTGGAAGAGCAGATCAACGAAAGCGCCGCCCGCGTCATCGCTTTGCGCGCGCCCACGGCGATTGACCTGCGGCTGACATTGAGTGTCATCAAGATTAGCGCCAACCTCGAACGTATTGGCGACTATGCGAAAAACATGGCCAAGCGCAGCAACGTGCTGAACCAGATGGAGCCAGTCAGCGACAGCACCGGTGCGATCCGCCGCATGGCCGGCGCAGTTGAGGCGATGCTGAAAGACGCGCTTGACGCCTATATCCAGCGCGACGCCGATCTTGCGCGTGACGTGATCACCCGCGACGAAGATGTCGACCAGATGTATAATGCGCTGTTCCGTGAATTCCTGACCTTCATGATGGAAGACCCGCGCAGCATCACCGCCTGCATGCACCTGCATTTCATCGCCAAAAACGTCGAGCGTATGGGTGACCATGTGACCGCCATCGCCGAACAAGTCGTCTATCTGGTGACCGGTGAGACGCCTGAGGACGACAGGCCCAAGGCCGACCGCACCTCGATCACCACGAAGGACTGA
- the phoB gene encoding phosphate regulon transcriptional regulator PhoB: MDVTRPQVLLVEDEPAQREVLAYNLEAEGFEVRRAEDGEEAMLLVSEAAPDLVILDWMMPLMSGIEVCRQLKSRESTRHIPVIMLSARSEEVDTVRGLETGADDYVIKPYNLRELMARVRTQLRRTRPAAAGALLSFDDIQLDPERHRVSRAGNELKLGPTEYRLLTTLLEKPGRVFSRDQLLDHVWGRDIYVDTRTVDVHIARLRKALTREGGGDPIRTVRGAGYALG; encoded by the coding sequence ATGGACGTGACCCGGCCACAGGTTTTGCTGGTAGAAGACGAACCCGCGCAACGTGAGGTATTGGCCTACAACCTCGAAGCCGAAGGCTTTGAGGTGCGGCGCGCCGAGGATGGTGAAGAAGCCATGTTGCTGGTGTCAGAGGCCGCACCTGATCTGGTAATCCTCGATTGGATGATGCCCTTAATGAGCGGCATCGAAGTCTGCCGCCAGCTGAAGTCGCGAGAGAGCACCCGGCATATCCCGGTCATCATGCTCTCGGCGCGATCCGAGGAAGTGGACACCGTGCGGGGCCTTGAGACCGGCGCGGATGACTATGTGATCAAGCCATACAATCTGCGCGAACTCATGGCGCGGGTCCGTACGCAGTTGCGGCGCACGCGACCAGCAGCCGCAGGCGCGCTGCTCAGCTTCGATGACATCCAGCTTGATCCAGAACGCCATCGCGTAAGCCGTGCGGGCAATGAACTGAAACTGGGGCCAACAGAATATCGGCTGCTGACAACGCTGCTTGAGAAACCCGGCCGCGTGTTCAGCCGCGACCAGTTGCTCGACCACGTTTGGGGCCGCGATATCTATGTCGACACGCGCACTGTGGACGTTCACATTGCACGACTGCGCAAGGCGTTAACCCGTGAAGGCGGTGGTGATCCGATCCGCACTGTGCGGGGCGCGGGTTATGCTTTGGGCTAA
- the aroQ gene encoding type II 3-dehydroquinate dehydratase, which produces MASVLILNGPNLNLLGTRQPEVYGKTTLADVEALCAAETARLELEMQFAQSNHEGALIDLIHEARGQHAGIILNAGAYTHTSIALMDAIASVELPVVEVHLSNIHARESFRHRSYIAPVAIGQICGFGVHGYVLAIQALQRCIVS; this is translated from the coding sequence ATGGCCTCTGTACTTATTTTGAACGGCCCGAACCTGAACCTATTGGGCACGCGACAGCCTGAGGTCTATGGCAAGACGACCTTGGCGGATGTTGAGGCTCTCTGCGCGGCGGAAACTGCGCGCCTGGAATTGGAGATGCAATTTGCGCAGTCCAATCACGAAGGCGCGTTGATCGATTTGATCCATGAAGCCCGTGGCCAACATGCTGGTATCATTCTGAATGCTGGCGCCTATACGCATACGTCGATCGCGCTGATGGATGCCATTGCCTCGGTCGAACTCCCTGTGGTCGAAGTGCATTTGAGTAATATCCATGCCCGTGAGAGCTTTCGCCATAGGTCCTACATCGCCCCTGTGGCCATCGGACAAATCTGCGGTTTCGGTGTACACGGCTATGTTTTGGCCATCCAAGCCCTTCAACGTTGCATTGTAAGCTAA